In Bacteroidia bacterium, a genomic segment contains:
- a CDS encoding T9SS type A sorting domain-containing protein: MAKYIFSFLWLISGFCLSFSQGKLMIAGGGLIYPGGWSDAPYAWAINQAHNHKVAIIRTSYTAENQEDYLIDLGAAKVRYFAISFPALANHKPTIDSLMLYDFWLFEEQSPVEMYTIFRNTKLDSAVEAKFQQGGVIGTNGNAAALLSDVVFTGAYGNIESAEALADVRDARIQLKNDFFSLTEGYVIDPSFSEKGRFGRTLAFMARWWVEKKEVISGLGIDEQTAFCVDSMGNGRVYGTGAAVLLLNDISADNFTLNAGKPVIDSLRFIQLLDGDQFNIISWEVKGMHTMLTPGIGEEMADQTLLFSGGTDLSGNERFLDTLIYGTGYPSDKILIITGESDSYAQVVKAMLEARGAAIVNVLRTTEIFENDPAKNAEILASHKFLFAHNDPAALTEFLRSGTNGPLLLSRVLEPATIGAFMGQDCQLASPWLISPQQVRSATLTDAESHLFLQPGLGILQTTAIIPQSEDQNNYFSYPTTGIPYLMANKTLAYGVSLSEGSFLKYYTAQNQTWMISHGKNPAILLHNPGTNIHVRETEYPVSRNATGFDNMRISLLDSIAFRLGTVTPPAEESQSENADWINIYPNPVKENMNILLTGKPSGTYTFQLLNSDGQNVITQTFVLQPNTHTIRIPVPDLLPGVYMLLVKESGKKIIKRIQVIH; this comes from the coding sequence ATGGCCAAATATATATTCTCTTTTTTGTGGTTAATCTCCGGTTTCTGTCTCTCTTTCTCCCAGGGAAAGCTGATGATTGCCGGCGGAGGTTTGATATATCCCGGTGGCTGGAGTGATGCCCCCTATGCATGGGCCATAAATCAGGCTCACAATCATAAGGTCGCGATTATTCGGACAAGCTATACAGCTGAAAATCAGGAAGATTATCTTATCGATCTGGGCGCCGCCAAAGTGCGCTATTTTGCGATTTCATTTCCGGCTCTTGCCAATCACAAACCTACCATCGACTCGCTGATGTTGTATGATTTCTGGTTGTTTGAAGAACAATCGCCTGTGGAAATGTACACCATTTTCAGAAATACCAAACTCGATTCAGCCGTGGAAGCGAAGTTTCAGCAAGGAGGAGTGATAGGTACAAATGGAAACGCAGCTGCACTTTTATCAGATGTGGTCTTTACAGGCGCTTATGGAAATATCGAAAGTGCCGAAGCCTTGGCTGACGTCAGAGATGCACGAATACAGCTAAAAAATGATTTTTTTTCCCTGACAGAAGGTTATGTAATCGATCCTTCCTTTTCCGAAAAAGGAAGATTTGGCCGTACGCTGGCTTTTATGGCGCGTTGGTGGGTCGAAAAAAAGGAGGTAATCTCTGGACTGGGAATAGATGAACAAACCGCATTCTGTGTGGACAGCATGGGCAATGGCCGTGTGTATGGCACAGGAGCTGCAGTCCTATTGCTCAATGACATAAGTGCGGACAACTTCACCCTGAATGCAGGAAAACCTGTCATAGATTCGCTGCGGTTTATCCAGTTGCTGGATGGGGATCAGTTTAACATTATTAGTTGGGAAGTTAAGGGTATGCATACCATGCTGACTCCCGGTATTGGTGAAGAAATGGCCGATCAAACCCTGCTGTTCAGCGGAGGAACAGATCTCTCCGGCAATGAAAGATTCCTGGACACCCTGATTTACGGTACAGGCTATCCTTCCGATAAGATACTCATTATCACTGGCGAATCGGATTCCTATGCACAAGTCGTAAAAGCAATGCTGGAAGCCAGAGGGGCAGCGATTGTAAATGTCTTGCGAACAACTGAAATTTTTGAAAATGATCCCGCGAAAAATGCAGAAATACTGGCTTCACATAAATTTCTATTTGCCCATAATGACCCAGCCGCACTCACAGAATTTTTACGATCCGGCACAAACGGTCCCCTTCTGCTATCGAGAGTTCTAGAGCCCGCAACGATCGGCGCATTTATGGGACAGGACTGCCAACTTGCCAGTCCGTGGCTCATTTCCCCGCAACAGGTACGATCAGCCACGCTGACGGATGCAGAAAGCCATCTATTTTTACAACCCGGGCTTGGCATTCTCCAGACAACCGCTATTATCCCCCAGTCAGAAGATCAAAACAACTATTTTTCGTATCCAACCACCGGGATACCCTATCTGATGGCCAACAAGACACTCGCCTATGGCGTCTCACTTTCTGAAGGGAGTTTTCTCAAATATTATACCGCACAAAATCAAACCTGGATGATCTCACACGGTAAAAATCCGGCAATCTTACTCCACAATCCAGGTACAAACATTCATGTCAGAGAAACTGAATATCCGGTATCCAGAAACGCTACAGGGTTTGACAATATGCGGATATCGCTGCTTGACAGTATCGCTTTCCGGCTAGGAACCGTCACTCCTCCTGCGGAAGAATCACAAAGTGAAAACGCAGATTGGATCAACATTTACCCAAACCCCGTCAAGGAAAACATGAATATTCTGCTCACAGGCAAACCATCGGGGACGTACACCTTCCAGTTACTTAACAGTGATGGACAAAATGTAATCACCCAGACTTTTGTACTTCAGCCCAATACACATACGATCAGAATCCCTGTTCCAGACCTGCTCCCAGGCGTTTATATGCTATTGGTAAAGGAGTCAGGTAAAAAAATAATCAAACGTATTCAGGTGATTCATTGA
- a CDS encoding UDP-2,3-diacylglucosamine diphosphatase, which produces MIRRNNIYFVSDLHLGAPDHGSSLIREKHFVDWLKTIESQTTELYLLGDIFDFWYEYKYAIPKGFVRVLGQLATMADNGVLIHIFTGNHDLWYRDYLVKEIGAKVYSEPVIREIYGKKFYLAHGDGLGPGDAGYKWMKKVFTSRVNQWLFTRLHPDYGIGLARFFSSLSRNHNYGDTQGKEVFHHGNKEYLYIHAHEILKQMPDIQVFVFGHRHILIRDEIAPGSELVMLGDWIQYFSFLEVSETGLHLDIFPLFQHQILPQYE; this is translated from the coding sequence TTGATAAGACGAAATAACATATACTTTGTCTCTGATCTGCATCTGGGTGCTCCCGACCATGGATCAAGTCTGATTCGTGAAAAACATTTTGTTGACTGGCTAAAAACCATTGAAAGCCAGACCACTGAGCTTTACCTTTTGGGGGATATATTTGATTTCTGGTATGAATACAAATATGCCATCCCAAAAGGTTTTGTGCGTGTGTTAGGGCAGCTTGCCACAATGGCCGACAATGGAGTGCTCATCCATATTTTCACAGGAAACCACGATCTCTGGTACAGAGACTATCTGGTAAAAGAAATCGGCGCAAAGGTGTACAGCGAGCCGGTAATTCGCGAGATTTACGGGAAGAAGTTTTACCTCGCCCACGGCGATGGACTGGGGCCCGGAGACGCGGGGTATAAATGGATGAAAAAGGTTTTTACCAGTCGAGTCAACCAATGGCTTTTCACCCGGCTCCACCCTGACTATGGTATCGGACTTGCCCGATTTTTCTCCTCTCTCAGCAGAAATCATAATTATGGAGACACGCAAGGCAAAGAGGTATTCCATCATGGAAATAAAGAGTATCTGTACATACATGCCCATGAAATTTTAAAACAAATGCCTGATATTCAGGTATTTGTTTTTGGACACAGGCATATTCTCATTCGGGATGAAATTGCACCTGGCAGCGAACTGGTTATGCTCGGAGACTGGATTCAATATTTTTCCTTCCTCGAAGTAAGCGAAACAGGTTTGCATCTGGATATTTTCCCCTTATTTCAACATCAAATTTTACCACAGTATGAATAA
- a CDS encoding cytochrome c peroxidase has protein sequence MCKNLLFVSFGIWVVLSGLSGCQKMVEQSPAFDLDEAIGLAMEEASGGVGLQAYILPESDDFASIPQDPRNPINVAKVDLGKKLFHETRLGIRPKYTEGMYTYSCASCHHVEAGFQAGIQQGIGEGGLGFGYTGEKRIANPMYPTDSLDVQPVRSPSALNIAYQTNVLWNGQFGATHVNEGTESRWTDGTPIAVNKLGYEGTETQAIAGLTVHRMDLDQGLIFSTVYKEYFDHAFAEVDSVDRYSKENAGLAIAAYERTLLANHSPFQRWLKGEKRAMSDFEKRGALLFFGEANCVSCHNGPALNSMEFYALGMRDMEGPGTYGGASSQNPANLGRGGFTGKPEDNFKFKVPQLYNLKDSPFYGHGGTFHSVREIVEYKNRAVSENQNVPASQLAPGFIPLHLTDAQINQITGFLERSLYDPHLDRYVPVRIPSGFCFPNNDESSRHDMGCN, from the coding sequence ATGTGCAAAAATCTGCTATTTGTTAGTTTTGGGATATGGGTTGTGCTTTCGGGTTTGTCGGGTTGCCAGAAGATGGTGGAGCAATCTCCCGCGTTTGATCTTGATGAAGCGATCGGGCTTGCGATGGAAGAAGCGTCAGGTGGTGTAGGTTTGCAGGCATACATTCTTCCTGAAAGTGATGATTTTGCTTCCATTCCCCAGGATCCCCGCAATCCGATCAATGTGGCGAAGGTTGATTTGGGTAAAAAGCTTTTTCATGAAACCCGTTTAGGTATTCGCCCCAAATATACCGAGGGGATGTACACATATTCATGTGCGAGTTGTCATCACGTGGAGGCTGGATTTCAGGCAGGGATTCAGCAGGGAATCGGGGAAGGCGGTTTGGGCTTTGGCTATACGGGTGAAAAACGGATAGCGAATCCTATGTATCCGACTGACAGCTTGGATGTGCAGCCCGTAAGGTCGCCCTCCGCATTGAACATCGCCTACCAGACTAATGTGCTATGGAATGGGCAGTTTGGTGCCACACACGTCAATGAGGGTACGGAGAGCCGTTGGACAGACGGGACTCCCATTGCAGTCAATAAGCTGGGGTATGAGGGTACGGAAACCCAGGCTATTGCAGGTCTGACTGTGCACCGGATGGATCTTGATCAGGGGCTTATTTTCAGCACGGTGTATAAAGAATATTTTGATCATGCGTTTGCAGAAGTAGATTCCGTCGATCGCTATAGTAAAGAAAACGCCGGACTCGCGATCGCAGCCTATGAGCGCACCCTGCTTGCCAATCATTCTCCTTTCCAGCGGTGGCTGAAGGGGGAAAAGCGGGCGATGAGTGATTTTGAAAAACGTGGGGCGCTGCTTTTCTTTGGCGAAGCCAATTGCGTTTCCTGCCACAATGGCCCCGCTCTCAATTCCATGGAATTCTATGCGCTGGGAATGCGTGATATGGAAGGGCCCGGCACCTACGGTGGCGCCAGTTCGCAAAACCCGGCAAATCTGGGAAGGGGTGGTTTTACCGGCAAGCCTGAAGACAATTTTAAATTTAAAGTTCCTCAACTGTACAACCTGAAAGATTCTCCGTTTTATGGTCATGGCGGAACTTTCCACTCGGTAAGGGAAATCGTAGAATACAAAAATCGCGCAGTTTCAGAGAATCAAAACGTTCCTGCCTCACAGCTTGCACCAGGGTTCATTCCCCTTCACCTGACTGATGCTCAAATCAACCAGATTACCGGATTTCTGGAGCGCTCACTGTATGACCCACATCTTGACCGCTATGTTCCGGTAAGGATTCCATCAGGTTTTTGTTTTCCCAATAATGATGAATCATCACGGCATGATATGGGGTGCAATTAA
- the prfA gene encoding peptide chain release factor 1, whose amino-acid sequence MLEKLAQIEARFEEVKQEIIDPEVIADMKRYKALNIEYKELEKIVLKTHAYRSVLSNITNCKDIINNEKDEEMKDLAKEELSGLLPEKEQIEEEIKFLLIPRDPNDSKNVVLEVSAGTGGDEASLFVGDLFRMYQRYCEHQGLKFEINSLQDGSQGGYKEAIATISGEDAYGLLKFESGVHRVQRVPKTEAQGRIHTSAATVAIMPEAEDFDVEIHENDIIKETKTASGPGGQSVNTTYSAVVLTHKPTGVRVSMQDEKSQLKNFEKAMRILRARVYKLEMDKRKLEEDQLRRSMVGSGDRSEKIRTYNFPQGRVTDHRIGLTIYNLAGILDGDIGQLIEQLRLAENAAKLKDGAS is encoded by the coding sequence ATGCTCGAAAAACTTGCACAAATTGAAGCCCGCTTTGAAGAAGTAAAGCAGGAAATTATTGATCCGGAAGTAATTGCTGATATGAAACGCTATAAAGCGCTGAATATCGAATACAAAGAGTTGGAAAAAATAGTCCTCAAAACCCATGCATATCGCTCTGTCCTAAGCAATATTACAAACTGCAAAGACATCATCAATAACGAAAAAGACGAGGAGATGAAAGACCTCGCCAAAGAAGAGTTATCAGGTTTACTCCCTGAAAAAGAGCAAATTGAGGAAGAAATCAAGTTTTTGCTTATCCCCAGAGATCCCAATGACTCCAAAAACGTTGTGCTCGAAGTGAGTGCTGGGACAGGAGGTGACGAAGCCAGCCTTTTTGTAGGAGATCTTTTTCGGATGTATCAGCGCTATTGTGAACACCAGGGACTCAAATTTGAGATCAACAGCCTACAGGACGGCTCACAAGGTGGCTATAAAGAAGCGATAGCCACGATCAGTGGAGAAGATGCCTATGGCCTGCTAAAATTTGAATCTGGCGTCCACAGGGTACAACGTGTACCCAAAACGGAAGCACAGGGGAGAATCCACACTTCTGCTGCTACGGTAGCTATCATGCCTGAAGCAGAAGACTTTGACGTGGAAATCCACGAAAATGATATTATTAAAGAAACCAAAACTGCATCGGGTCCTGGTGGACAGTCCGTAAATACTACTTACTCGGCAGTTGTTCTTACCCATAAACCTACGGGCGTAAGGGTTTCTATGCAGGATGAAAAATCTCAGCTGAAAAATTTTGAGAAAGCCATGCGGATCCTTCGCGCCCGTGTGTACAAACTCGAAATGGACAAACGAAAACTGGAAGAGGACCAGCTTCGCCGCTCGATGGTCGGTAGCGGAGACCGCAGTGAAAAAATCCGCACCTACAACTTCCCACAGGGAAGGGTAACTGATCACCGAATTGGTCTGACAATTTACAATCTGGCTGGCATCCTTGATGGCGATATTGGCCAATTGATCGAGCAGCTCCGATTAGCGGAAAATGCTGCAAAACTCAAAGACGGAGCGTCATAG
- the ftsH gene encoding ATP-dependent zinc metalloprotease FtsH: MADNQNPTDRNRNPKPNNNIYWIYIVVLAFFILVMYMVGNQTGPEEISITKFETLNNEGLVERVEVINGTDVQVYLTPEGKKQMQKDQKDSDLKMNPNGPQYYMKRGSAEATDNYLVENKIPHTYVERTEWGDVIQFLIPIAILVALWFFFMRRVGAGGAGGQIFNIGKSKANLYDKENKVNVTFNDVAGLEEAKEEVQEVVEFLKNPQKFTKLGGHIPKGVLLVGPPGTGKTLLAKAVAGEAKVPFFSLSGSDFVEMFVGVGAARVRDLFKQAKEKAPCIIFIDEIDAVGRSRGRMNVTGGNDERENTLNQLLVEMDGFGSDTGVILMAATNRPDVLDPALLRAGRFDRQIGVDLPDIKGREAIFKVHLKKLTLSDEVNIKRLASQTPGFVGADIMNVCNEAALIAARKNKKAVEMDDFQDAVDRVIGGLEKKNKIISPEEKKIVAYHEAGHAVSGWYLEHAHPLVKVSIVPRGLAALGYAQYLPKEQYLRTYNELIDTMCMTLGGRAAEEVVFGEVSTGALNDLEKITATAYAMVTRYGMNPKVGQVSFKEDGEYSFTKPYSEATAKLIDEEVKQIIDLAYERTKKLLLDHKDDLEAIAQELLRKEVLFKEDLTTLIGERPFKEYNPLAFEEDTTESKVDQPSNNGKINNHEESPEENRLELEDESKSH; encoded by the coding sequence ATGGCAGATAATCAAAATCCGACTGACAGAAACAGAAACCCAAAGCCCAACAATAATATTTATTGGATATACATTGTTGTACTGGCCTTTTTCATTCTGGTCATGTATATGGTTGGAAATCAAACTGGTCCCGAGGAAATATCGATAACCAAATTTGAAACACTCAACAATGAAGGCCTTGTCGAACGCGTAGAGGTCATCAATGGGACAGATGTTCAGGTCTATCTTACCCCGGAAGGTAAAAAGCAAATGCAGAAAGATCAAAAGGATTCAGATCTGAAAATGAATCCAAACGGACCTCAGTACTATATGAAACGAGGTTCGGCAGAAGCAACTGATAACTACCTTGTGGAAAATAAAATTCCACATACTTATGTAGAAAGGACTGAATGGGGAGACGTTATTCAGTTTTTAATCCCTATCGCTATTCTTGTCGCACTCTGGTTCTTTTTTATGCGGAGAGTAGGTGCAGGCGGCGCCGGAGGCCAGATTTTTAACATTGGCAAAAGTAAAGCAAACCTGTACGACAAGGAAAATAAGGTCAATGTAACCTTTAATGATGTTGCCGGCCTTGAAGAAGCCAAAGAGGAGGTCCAGGAAGTTGTAGAGTTTCTTAAAAATCCTCAAAAATTCACCAAACTGGGTGGCCATATTCCAAAAGGAGTCCTCCTCGTAGGCCCTCCCGGAACAGGTAAAACCCTCCTGGCAAAAGCTGTTGCGGGTGAAGCAAAAGTTCCCTTCTTCTCACTGAGTGGTTCTGACTTTGTGGAAATGTTTGTGGGAGTAGGTGCCGCCCGTGTTCGCGACCTGTTTAAGCAGGCAAAAGAAAAAGCACCTTGTATCATATTCATCGACGAAATTGATGCCGTGGGAAGAAGCCGGGGAAGAATGAATGTAACCGGCGGAAACGACGAGCGGGAAAATACCCTCAATCAATTGCTCGTAGAAATGGATGGTTTTGGCAGCGATACGGGTGTAATCCTCATGGCGGCAACCAATCGTCCTGACGTACTTGACCCGGCGCTTTTACGTGCCGGTCGTTTCGACCGCCAGATTGGCGTAGATCTCCCCGATATCAAAGGCCGTGAGGCTATCTTTAAAGTCCACCTGAAAAAACTCACCCTGTCTGATGAAGTAAATATCAAACGACTGGCTTCCCAAACTCCGGGATTTGTGGGTGCAGATATTATGAACGTCTGCAATGAAGCTGCTCTGATCGCCGCAAGAAAAAACAAAAAAGCCGTCGAAATGGATGACTTCCAGGACGCTGTGGACCGGGTGATCGGCGGCCTTGAAAAGAAAAACAAAATTATCTCCCCTGAAGAGAAAAAAATTGTCGCCTACCACGAAGCTGGCCACGCCGTTTCCGGATGGTATCTGGAACATGCTCACCCACTCGTGAAAGTTTCTATTGTACCTCGTGGCCTGGCTGCACTTGGCTATGCACAATATCTCCCCAAAGAGCAATATCTCCGCACCTACAATGAACTGATTGATACCATGTGTATGACCCTTGGCGGGCGCGCTGCAGAAGAAGTGGTTTTTGGAGAAGTATCCACCGGTGCACTCAATGACCTGGAAAAAATAACAGCCACGGCCTATGCTATGGTCACACGTTATGGAATGAACCCGAAAGTCGGCCAGGTATCCTTCAAAGAAGACGGGGAATACAGTTTTACCAAACCTTATTCTGAAGCTACAGCTAAATTGATCGACGAAGAAGTAAAACAGATCATTGATCTGGCCTACGAACGCACAAAAAAGTTGCTGCTTGACCATAAAGACGATCTGGAAGCCATTGCTCAGGAACTTCTCCGCAAGGAAGTACTCTTCAAAGAAGACCTGACAACGCTTATCGGAGAGCGACCCTTCAAAGAATATAACCCGCTGGCTTTTGAAGAAGATACGACGGAATCCAAAGTTGATCAGCCTTCAAACAACGGGAAAATCAATAACCACGAAGAATCGCCTGAGGAAAATCGTCTGGAACTGGAAGACGAATCCAAAAGCCATTGA
- a CDS encoding SOS response-associated peptidase, translating into MCGRYTFTRIPDAGSVIYPEGIPVETGPRYNIAPTQYAPVIPMDDPLHTYYFRWGLIPYWAKDMSIGLRTINARAETLLEKPAFREPVRRSRCLIPADGFYEWKKTGTGKQPYRIALKSDDIFYFAGISDEWQSPDGKKIYSFSIITTEPNELMADIHNRMPVILKGDAEKKWLDVNADVGEVLTLTRPYDHRRMQAYPVSAQVGNVRIDHAGLIQPIVPPPLLF; encoded by the coding sequence ATGTGCGGAAGATATACATTTACCCGGATACCAGATGCCGGTTCAGTCATTTACCCGGAGGGTATTCCGGTTGAAACAGGACCGCGTTACAATATTGCCCCCACTCAATATGCCCCGGTGATTCCCATGGATGATCCTTTACATACCTATTATTTCCGTTGGGGATTGATTCCCTACTGGGCAAAGGATATGTCTATCGGTCTTCGCACCATTAATGCCCGGGCGGAGACCCTGCTGGAAAAGCCTGCGTTTCGGGAGCCTGTAAGGCGAAGCCGGTGTCTGATACCTGCTGATGGGTTTTATGAATGGAAAAAAACCGGTACAGGTAAACAGCCCTACCGAATTGCGCTAAAGTCGGATGATATCTTTTATTTTGCCGGAATCAGTGATGAGTGGCAATCACCCGATGGTAAAAAAATTTATTCTTTTTCGATTATTACCACAGAACCCAATGAGCTGATGGCAGATATTCATAACCGGATGCCTGTGATCCTGAAGGGAGATGCGGAGAAAAAATGGCTGGATGTAAATGCAGATGTGGGCGAAGTTTTGACTTTGACCCGTCCCTATGATCACCGGCGGATGCAAGCTTACCCAGTCTCTGCACAGGTGGGAAATGTACGGATCGATCACGCAGGGCTTATTCAGCCGATTGTTCCTCCGCCTTTATTGTTTTGA
- a CDS encoding NAD(P)/FAD-dependent oxidoreductase: MVFKDNSTINLVGAGLAGSLMAVYLAQKGFSVNVYERRPDMRKKEAEGGRSINLALSVRGIHALTETGMDAEVMKMAIPMYGRMIHDETGDQTFQAYSRDRKSCIYSVSRAELNKSLMTRAESYDNVNFHFGKICEEMDFASGKLTLKDIESGEKLVAPGDITLACDGAFSAVRYDMQKTPRFDFSQSYLAHGYKELTIPPGPGGSFLLEKHALHIWPRGNFMMIALPNPDGSFTCTLFFPFEGKNSFANLQTKEAVQVFFDQHFSDAVPLIPDLIDDFFTNPTSSLVTIRCYPWISGQVALLGDAAHAIVPFFGQGMNAAFEDCTVLSECIDQYGPDWGKIFEVYQEKRKVNADAIADMALENFVEMRDTVADEKFLFRKKVEHLLGQNFGPYFSRYELVSFSRVPYAEAYRRGQINLEILEKLIDGLTDLDEIDYKLAGQLINERLGADFSIPGFS, translated from the coding sequence ATGGTGTTTAAGGACAATTCTACAATCAATCTCGTCGGAGCAGGTCTTGCCGGATCGCTGATGGCTGTATATCTCGCCCAAAAAGGATTTAGCGTCAATGTCTATGAACGCAGGCCGGATATGCGGAAAAAAGAAGCGGAGGGAGGGCGTTCTATCAACCTTGCGTTATCTGTTCGGGGCATTCATGCCCTGACGGAAACGGGAATGGATGCCGAGGTTATGAAAATGGCGATTCCTATGTATGGACGGATGATTCACGATGAAACCGGCGATCAGACTTTCCAGGCGTATAGTCGTGACCGGAAAAGCTGTATCTATTCTGTTTCGCGGGCAGAACTCAACAAGTCGCTGATGACAAGGGCGGAGTCTTATGACAACGTCAATTTCCATTTTGGAAAGATCTGTGAAGAAATGGATTTCGCATCAGGCAAACTTACGCTGAAAGATATCGAATCCGGGGAAAAACTGGTTGCGCCCGGTGATATTACCCTGGCTTGTGATGGTGCATTTTCTGCCGTAAGATATGATATGCAAAAAACCCCCAGATTTGATTTTTCTCAGTCTTATCTGGCACATGGTTATAAAGAGCTGACGATACCGCCCGGCCCCGGCGGCTCTTTCCTTTTGGAAAAACACGCCCTGCATATTTGGCCAAGAGGCAACTTTATGATGATTGCTCTCCCAAACCCGGATGGCTCATTTACCTGTACCTTGTTTTTTCCGTTCGAGGGAAAAAATAGCTTTGCCAATCTACAGACGAAAGAAGCCGTTCAGGTATTTTTTGATCAGCACTTCTCCGATGCAGTCCCTTTGATTCCTGATCTGATAGATGATTTTTTCACAAACCCTACCAGTTCGTTAGTTACGATTCGTTGTTATCCCTGGATATCAGGTCAAGTTGCGCTGCTGGGGGATGCGGCTCATGCAATTGTTCCATTTTTTGGGCAGGGTATGAATGCCGCATTTGAAGATTGTACGGTTTTAAGTGAGTGCATTGATCAGTATGGCCCAGACTGGGGGAAAATATTCGAAGTCTATCAGGAAAAACGAAAAGTCAATGCCGATGCGATTGCAGATATGGCCCTGGAAAATTTTGTGGAAATGCGGGATACGGTAGCAGATGAAAAGTTCTTATTTCGAAAAAAAGTAGAGCATTTGCTTGGACAGAATTTTGGCCCATATTTTTCCCGATACGAACTGGTTTCATTCAGCAGAGTACCTTATGCCGAAGCTTATCGCCGTGGGCAGATCAATCTTGAAATTCTCGAAAAGCTTATAGATGGACTGACAGATCTGGACGAAATTGATTATAAGCTGGCCGGGCAGCTCATCAATGAGCGGCTGGGCGCAGATTTTTCAATCCCCGGATTTTCGTAA